From a single Mobula birostris isolate sMobBir1 chromosome 13, sMobBir1.hap1, whole genome shotgun sequence genomic region:
- the LOC140208704 gene encoding uncharacterized protein — translation MAHQRVHTGEKPFTCSDCGKRFTESSTLQRHQRVHTGEKPFTCSDCGKRFTESSHLRVHQRVHTGEKPFTCSECGKRFTQLSHLQSHQRVHTGEKSFTCSVCGKGFTHSSSLQRHQQVHTGEKPFTCLECGKGFTQSSHLQSHQRVHTGEKPFTCLECGKGFTQLSHLQRHQRVHTGEKPFTCSVCGKRFTESSQLRRHQRVHTGKKPFTCSVCGKRFTQLSHLKSHQRVHTGEKPFTCLECEKRFTHSSTLQRHQQVHTGEKPFTCSVCGKRFTQLSQLQSHQRVYTGEKPFTCLECGKGFTQSFKLLAHQSVHSGEWPFTCLECGKGFTQSSKLMAHQSVHTGERPLTCSDCGKGFTRSSQLLAHQSVHTGERPFTCSVCEKRFTQSSYLQIHQRVHTGEKPFTCSECGKRFTQSSTLQRHQQVHTGEKPFTCSVCGKRFTQLSHLQSHQQVHTREKPFTCSECGKGFTRSSELLTHQSVHNGELLLL, via the coding sequence atggctcaccagcgagttcacactggggagaagccgttcacctgctcggactgtgggaagagattcactgagtcatccaccctacagagacaccagcgagttcacactggggagaagccgttcacctgctcagactgtgggaagagattcactgagtcatcccacctacgggtacatcagcgtgttcacactggggagaagcctttcacctgctcagaatgtgggaagagattcactcagttatcccacctacagagtcatcagcgagttcacaccggggagaagtcgttcacctgctcagtctgtgggaagggattcactcactcatccagcctacagagacatcagcaagttcacactggggagaagccgttcacctgcttagaatgtgggaagggattcactcagtcatcccacctacagagtcatcagcgagttcacactggggagaagccgttcacctgcttagaatgtgggaagggattcactcagttatcccacctacagagacatcagcgtgttcacactggggagaagccgttcacctgctcagtctgtgggaaaagattcactgagtcatcccaaCTAAGGAgacatcaacgagttcacactgggaagaagccattcacctgctcagtctgtgggaagagattcactcagttatcccacctaaagagtcatcagcgagttcacactggggagaagccgttcacatgCTTAGAATGTGAGAAgcgattcactcactcatccaccctacagagacatcagcaagttcacactggggagaagccattcacctgctcagtctgtgggaagagattcactcagttgtcccaactacagagtcatcagcgagtttacactggggagaagccgttcacctgcttagaatgtgggaaaggattcactcagtcattcaaactattggcacaccagtcagttcacagtggggagtggccattcacctgcttagaatgtgggaaaggattcactcagtcgtccAAACTAATGGCACAccaatcagttcacactggagagagaccactcacctgctcagactgtgggaagggattcactcggtcatcccaactactggcacaccagtcagttcacaccggggagaggccattcacatgctcagtctgtgagaagagatttactcagtcatcctacctacagattcatcagcgagttcatactggggagaaacctttcacctgctcagaatgtgggaagagattcactcagtcatccaccctacagagacatcagcaagttcacactggggagaagccgttcacctgctcagtctgtgggaagagattcactcagttatcccacctacagagtcatcagcaagttcacactagggagaagccgttcacctgctcagaatgtgggaaaggattcacccgGTCATCCgaactactgacacaccagtcagttcacaatggggagttACTGTTGTTATGA
- the LOC140207873 gene encoding uncharacterized protein: MPDIQTSSTLTPAHLINASVPAKFLAQGLMAHWSFHTGERPFICSDCGKGFTCSSHLKVHQRVHTGERPFTCSDCGKGFTSSSQLKVHQRVHTGERPFTCSDCGEGFTVSSQLKVHQRVHTGERPFTCSDCGKGFTSSLVLQRHQRVHTGERPFTCSDCGKRFRCSSQLKVHQRVHTGERPFTCSDCGKGFTSSCVLLRHQRVHTGERPFTCSVCGKGFIRSSRLQAHWSIHTGDRPFTCSDCGKAFTCSSHLKFHQRVHTGEWPFSCSDCGKGFTWSSQLKVHQRVHTGRGRSPAQCVGRDSLGHRTYRNTSELTLGRD; the protein is encoded by the coding sequence CACACTGGTCttttcatactggggagaggccgttcatctgctccgactgcgggaagggattcacttgctcatcccacctgaaggtacatcagcgagttcacactggggagaggccgttcacctgctcagactgtgggaagggattcacttcgtcatcccaactgaaggtacatcagcgagttcacactggggagaggccgttcacctgctcagactgtggggagggattcactgtgtcatctcaactgaaggtacatcagcgagttcacactggggagaggccgttcacctgctcagactgtgggaagggattcacttcgtcacttgtcctacagagacatcagcgagttcacactggggagaggccgttcacctgctcagactgcgggaagagattccgttgctcatctcaactgaaggtacatcagcgagttcacactggggagaggccgttcacctgctcagactgtgggaagggattcacttcgtcatgtGTCCTACtcagacaccagcgagttcacactggggagaggccgttcacctgctcagtgtgtgggaagggattcattcgatCATCCCGcctacaagcacactggtctattcacactggggacaggccgttcacctgctccgactgCGGGAAggcattcacttgctcatcccacctgaagtttcatcagcgagttcacactggagagtggcccttctcttgctcagactgtggaaagggattcacttggtcatcccaactgaaggtacatcagcgagttcacacggggagaggccgttcacctgctcagtgtgtgggaagggattcactcggtcatcgaacctacagaaacaccagcgagctcacactgggtagagactga